The Ciconia boyciana chromosome 4, ASM3463844v1, whole genome shotgun sequence DNA window taacaTCTTAGCACAGAAACTATATTGACCTTCATTTATGAATCTGAGGTCTCATGCAGGAAAATAATAGAGACTCTGTTTTGTTCGTTCCTAGGCACCAAAAAATAGCTCAGTGGTTCAGAGCTTAAAGAAGAACAGGTTAATGGTACAGAtgatggcatttttctttcctgggagTCCaaacatatatatgaaaattaCATTATTGATTGGTGTAACTATCCGATGTTGCAGCCTTGTGATTTGCAGTGGAAGAGATTTGGGCCCAGCACTTCCAGTGCTCTGATCAACTCAGGTGAAAGttgaacaatttttctttctgatgtcTGTGCAGCAACCTTTCATGCTGTGGGCATTAATTGAATTTAGGAAACAAATCCTGTGGAATATTGAAGTCTGTGCAGTGCAGGTGTAATTCTTCAAAGACATGTGGCATCATGTTTTGCTTAGCAAATGAATTGGACACCACAAATGTGCCAGTACCATTAAGCCTTGGCAGTCAGCAtagtatttcagaaaagtcagcatagtattttagaaaaaaactcTTCTGAGTAGCTTGTAGTAACATCTTGAAGGAGGATGGTGAGATTAATGAAGGAGTTAAAAATCTTTTAGCAGAAGAGATGCAAAATGGAAGCCTGCCTTATCTGTGACATGGGTCAGAAGTTTAGACTCGGGCAATTTAACACCCACTGTGAGAGGTTTAGTGCTGTCAGTGTGCCACAAATTATGTGTCACAGTAGCAGTCCTTGCTTAGGACCAGTTGTGTGGTTTTTATCCTAGTGGTGGCCATTAGACCTAAATACTTTTTGGCTGTGTGAAAGTCACTCTGATAtacttctgcagctgcaggaatATAGCCTTCCTGGAGTCTCTTGAGCTGAGAGTTCACTTTGGAATGAAATGTGTTTGAACAAAATTTGACTGAATGCATTTCAATATGCAATAAAGAAACTGCACCTCAATTCATATGAACACATGGGAGCCTGCCTCCTCACTGAAGAAGAGTGTGGTaacacatggaaaaaatgttgtCCTGTTCTTCAGTGGGTGGCACTTGTTTAATCCAAATGGGAGTGGATGTCAGTGAGAATAACATGGAATCCTGATGCATGGGTATGTGTCTACATTAAACAGTCCAAAATATGACCTTTGTCTGTgccagaaatggaaatgaaattatcttGCTCTTTGATGCATTCAGAGTCTATTGTGCACTCATCTTGAATACTCTGGGGCAacaaaaatatatcagaaaaaaaccccaaaacaccctaAATTCTCTCTTTCAGACAGAATACATGTGTTCAATTCACATTATGTACACTAAGAATTGGCTTACTCTGTGTCTCCTTCAGTTGCTTTAATAGCACAATAGCACACAGAATATTTCTAATGGATTATAGACCTCTCTCTAGAAAGCAGttaagtaaaagcaaaaccaaaagacaaACCATAACCTATTTTTGTAATCAGTTCCACTATTTTCTAGCTGCTTTTGTTCTGGGGGTGAGATACAACTTCCACATCTATGGATCTGTTGCTAATAGAGCCTCCTTATTGGAGAAGAAGACTGGTTATCTCAGGGAGCTATGTAACTTGGCCACATATTTAGGGTTTGTGTATTTGCTAAATTCATCTGTCACAAACAGAGGAATTCCACAGCCTTCCTCCTGTAACTAGCTAAACATGTATTTGCTGTGTTGTTTCTGTATCATCAgtgaagcatttaaaagttgTACAACAACATACATGGCCTTACATCGAGGATGTTTGACTAGTGCAGTGACCAGGTAGAGTCCATGTTAATTAGAACAGCTAAACAAAGCTGTGATTAGCAGTCACTGCTTTGTGTATAATGTGGACTGTGTGAAGGCTCTGTGAAGTTGACAGTTTTTGTGGAGCACTTTGGCTTtgttcagcttttaaatacaagtAAGATATAAACAGAAACACCACATGGGAATTTAGACTTTTTCAAGTGAGAAGATAAACattcttgaaaaataatggcAAGTTTAACttgaatttcctttcttccagctcctctgcatGACCCTACTGTGGAAAAAGTTGAACTGAATTTCAATGCAGTAACACTATCTTGGGATTCTTATCCCACAAATGAGTCACAGTCTGGTTTTGTAAGAGGCTACCATGTTTATGTGTCGCCTATACAAGAGGACTGCAGTTTGAAAGGGTCAAAAAAACATGTTCTTCCAGGTAACTGAGCTCTGGGATTTAGGAATTTGTGTCATTGATATAGAGGAAAGACTTTGTGGCTGTTGCTGATATTGCAGCCTCTTAGAATGTTCACATTAGGCAGGCAAATTGGCTCATTAGGCAATATATAGATTTCAACACCTGCTGCTTTTGATTCCTCTCTAATGCTTGAGGTACAAATGGGTGGAAGTGGGTCCTGGCTTTATACAGATTTATAGCCCCGTCCTGTTGTCCATAGCTCCTTTTAACTCCAGTGTGAGTTCCAGAAAAGATTCTTGCAGTACTGTAGGAGGAGTCAAGTTTCTGCCTCTTGTGATCTGAGTTCTGCGTgaattttgaaaacatctgtttgtGGTCTGCTTGGATGAGAGTCATAGGAAGCATGTTAGTTTTACAAGGATTTGGGgtattttagaaacagatgggatacaatttatttccttcagaattGGAGCACTGTGTAAATTCCccatttaaattcttttataGTGAAAGTATTTGTGGCTGTGCTCTACAGTGGAGTTCCTTCAGCAGAACTGAGCTGTGGGGTGGCACAAAGCcacatttaaactttttatatCTGATCTTCCTGCTCCACACTCAAAACTGCTCTAGATGACTTTGCTCCACTGtaattttcagatgtttccaACATATTCaaggatatatatatattttttttccttgcctcttCTTCCAGTTGGGTCATCTCCTGTATCAGATCTTTCTGCTGATTAGACTAGTATCAGGCTAAAAAGCTTAGTTTGAACTGAAGGAGACTTATGTAGGAGTTCCTGTCACAACTAAACTAACCATAGAAGTACCATAGTTCTGCAAGTAATCCCAgttatactttaaaatgtttaaattgaAGGCTTCCTGCTTCCCAGTTTGTCTGAGCTAGTTTGTCTGTGTGACCCAGTTTGTCTGTGTGACTGGGAACTGGAGGAATAAGCTAACCCTTTTCTCCCTGAGGCCTGGGAGTTGCACAATAAGAGGCAAAGGAGTTTTTTTCAGGCAGAGATTTCTTGCTTTCAATTATCTTCAAAGAACTTGACCTAAGCTTAAGGGCTACAGGattctggcaaaaaaagaaatggcaaaacccaaataattctgtttaaaaagctctagtaaaaggaaactaaaataaacagttgCAGCTTTTGACAGCAAGTTTTTAGGTGGTCTGCCAGAGGATGGGCAATGCTGTGGACAGTCCAGTTAGAAGGGATGTGAGTTCAGCCCAGTGGCAATGAGTCAGGATGCATCATCCTTCTCAGAAGAAAGTGTGCAAATTACAGAGAAGGTGGAATGCAAATGTTCTGTTATTTCAGTGGTCTAGCGGTCTCAGTTAAGCTGATTTGTAACATTTTGGGGAAACCTTATTGCaacctttcaatacttaaagggggcttataagagagatggagagagactttttagcagggcctgtagtgataggacaaagggtaatgtttttaaactaaaagaaggtagatttagatgagatataaggaagaaattttttactttgagagtggtgaggcactggaacaggttgcccagagaagctgcagatgccccatcactggaagtgttcaaggccaggctggatggggctttgagcaacctggtctagtgaaagatgtgggaggttggactagatgatcacaGCAGGAGcgctggaccagatgatctttaagggtcccttccaactcaaatgattctgtgattctatctTATCTGTTTAATTTTAGATGATTCAGTGCTGTGTAAATACACAATtgaaaacccagaagaaaagaGGTACACCGTGAAAAACCTATTGccaaacacaaaatacaaactAGTGGTTAAAGCATATACAGGTGGAGGAGAGACTCCCATTGTTAACTTTATATACATAGATACACCGTTTAACTGTGAGTATTGGCTGTGGAAAATTTGTCTTCTAGCAGAAGGGTGGGATGATTTAAAAGGTTAGAATAATATTCCTTTCTCaagggaaaacatttaattcaaTGTAACATGCACTTGAGAAAGGAGAACTGAGAAACGAAATGTGCATACCAACATGGTATTTTGATACTTTTAAGTAAGTAGctatgttttttttattttagaatgaaaataattttacatgcTTATTTAAGTCTTACATCTTTCTGGGAAATAGCTTAATATATGCACATTTGCATGACTAGTGAGTCCTGTTCACTAGAATGCGTTGAAGAATTGCATTTGGATTTAACTAGTTTTCTAATATGGAAAAAACTACAGACCTGTGTACAAACAGGTAATTTCTGTATGGACTCTTGAACTTCTAATGTTGATTCTTACTCTCATCAGTCTTTAAATCCATTGTCAAGTTAACTCCTTCATAAGTCAGTAAGAAAGGGTTGTTGGCTTGAGCATTGAAGTTTACTAACTGGGCAGATGTGATCATCAAACCAGACAGGGAATCACTTGCCTGTAGTTCTGTTCCCTTGAAAATACCACTCAGCAGTCCTCATTGTGAAACTTATGATCCAAATCTGAGATGTCTGGTTTTGGAAAATTTGTCGGGGGTGGAGGTGAAGGGAGAGGGGTAGGAAAGGGCAAAGCATTGGCTCATGCAAAGATACTTCATGTTTTAGGCTAACTAGCAGACCAGTGTCTACACCCTCATGGTACCCTCACAAAGGCAGTACTGCCTCTTACACCTGTGTTCCAGCTCCCATTAGCCAGCCTTCTCTTGTGCAGGCACAGACGTTTGTACAGCCATGCAGGGAATCAAAATGGGGGCTTAATTAACccagaaaagatgaaaggagTATGTAACACGTGTCCATTCCCTGCTGTGGTGTGTGGTAGGGACACATAAACTCGCTGGCACAGGGCAAGAGGGCACTggccagggcagagggagagcGAGCACTAACTAGTGCTCCCCCTTGGCCTGCTTATTATAGCCTCAACTGTTTGTGAAAAATGTAGCCCAAGGCTGTGTCTTCCAACTAGAAGGAAATACTGAGATTCTTGTGTCAGCATAAATCCTAGGAGAGCATGAACACTTGTGTAGTGTCTGTCTTGCTGTAGTCCATCCATAGTGGAGGTACAGATGTTCTGTCAACCTCTCATGgtaaaaatctgtcttctttGGGGATCTGAGAGAAAACCTAAAACAAATAGTTAAGTGAGGTTATCATTGTCTTAAGTTTTGGAAATTTACCCTTATAGTTAAGATGCCAACATGAGGGCAGATTAAAAGCAATCTAGTAATAATTCAATTTTGGTAAAGGAAATCAAGGTCAAAAGACTTGCAGCTGTATCCCAGAACTTCCAGCCAAACTGTCTTGCAACCACGGACCACACAGTTTTACTGCTGAGTTAGTGGCAGGTATCCCATGTGGGCTGGATGTTATTTTTGTCCCAGAAACTTAGGATATATTGACTTTACAGGTGAGaagttgaaaacaaatttttaaagtatttttcttccacagcaaaCATGCTGTACCTTCTAGTCCTGCTAGTGATAGTTCCAGCACTAGTAGCAGCTATATGCCGCTGGAAGATGAAGTGGTAAGTTAtaatgcattttcctgttgTAGACAGAGAACGTAACTAGTGTAATTCACAAACCACAGCTGCAGCTTGTTGCTTCCAGCCTGTTGTAAGGCCTCATTCATTTTTACCTTTGGCGGTCCCAGCTGTGTGGATGTTGTAAGTATTTGGCTTGTGGCACTTCTGAGACACTCATCACCTGCTACTGTTTCTGTATACAGCTAtgtgtggctgctgctggtAGAATATGCTTTGATGAGAGAACAAAACCATCATTTGTTTTGCCCTTTTATTTCCAGGCTGAAGGAGTGCTGCTGTCCTGTAATACCTAGTCCTAACAAGAGCAAAGTGCTGTCATTCAAAGAGTTTAAGGTAAGATCACTGAAAATctagtatttttcatttttccattctttgAGTAGTagagtttcagaaaaaatatttttcttgtgttgactgcatttaaaaatgagtgACAGTCATTATAgagaaataaacataatttaGTATCATCATTTATTGGACAATTCTTTTGATATTCATGTGACTCTGCAGTGATCGGTTTATATTCTGCAGTCTGTTACTGCAAAATAATTGGAGCTCTGCAGCATAAttggagaagaaatgaaatcttTTGATACAGTAGGCAATTTTTCCAGTATTACTGTTCAAAACCCAGTACTGTCTGAACACAACAGACCAGACAATACTGCActctgctgcagccagtggGCTGTATCCACCCACTCCTCCTGTCCCACACACCCCTCTGCTGTAGGGCTCTGCAGAGTGATGCACTTGCAGGCCCCTGGGAGGATGCAGGGGGTTCTGCCAGGCACTGCCAGGTCTGGCTGGGAGGAAAGGATTGGCAAAAGGCCTTCAGCTTCTTCCGTAGGCTCTTTGAACCAGGAGGTGCTGCTTCCATGCTGCGTGCGTGCAAGGGGGTTGCAAAACCAGGACTCTGGCACACAGGGGGCTGCTGCCGTTTTTGCTGTGGGTGTTCACTGAACACTAGCACCAGAGGGAGGAGTCTGTACAACCTAACAGCCCatgctgctgccttccagtTGCTAGTGGTTCAGACTAAAAATTGCACACATCAAAAACCCGGCAAAGTCTTTACAGGGACATGGTTCCTTCTTCAAATATAGTCATATTGaatttactcaaaaaaaaaaaatctctaaataaATACTCTGATAAATTCCACATAAAATATGTCTTCCATTGAATATTCTGTacatatattttccttcaaattctgttcatttatttgaaaaatccaaactaaaaaaaaaagtaagaaaatattagaaGTGCCTGAAGTAATCACTCCCTTTCCTTTACTCTGGGCTTCTTTCattgagtaatttttttgttttatgattcTCTTGTAGATTGGTTCTGGGAAAGTACTGAAAATAAGTGACTGCATTCCTGACATGCTAGCAGTGGACAATAAGGCCGAAGCCCAGAAATTACATCCATGGAGCCAGTTGTCTTCAACGCCAACAGAAGATAAGATTGATGGTCCCAGTTCTTCCTGGATTTACCCTAGTGAAAGCGAGGAGAGAGACTTTACACCCACACCTACACCTCAGACTCATACTTGGTTTGAAAATTTTGCTTATTCTTCTCATCTTGCAGTTGAATCTGAACCCGAGACACTAGAAGCAAGCAAGCCAGAACTGTCAGTAGTGCTGTACCAGCCACACTActactttgatatttttaatgaagatgctGCCTTGACACCCAGAGAAACAGCTGGCAGAAAGAGCAGTCTGAGATATATTTCACAAACAGATGTGcactgcctggggagggggctttGATGTACTCTCTTCCATTGAGTCCACCCAGTGTTTGGGTTACACAATATAAACAAGAATTTCTGAAACCACAACAACTTCTCTTTTTGATGAAGGCTTTCACAAGCCCAACTGCCCTACTTCTGTTAATGCTGCAAAGCTCTTGCTTCAGGACTAGTTTAGAAATACTGACTTGGTGCACAGGAATGACACATTCTACAGTTTCATCACAAGTTATGGGCATTATATAAGATTTACAGGCTGTTTTGTGGCCTGTATTGTGGAGGGTTAGATCACAGCAGTTTCGCATAGCCTGATGCAAATGTCCTATATTTTGCGGAGATTAAAAATTTATTCAGCAAGCAGAGGGACAAGTTAAACAAGCAGGTAAGTTGTCATGCTCAAGGAGTGTATTTCATTTGCAGTATTCTGTGTGCGCTTACTATGTGCTCTGGCCACCCCTAGCCAATGTGTATTATACAGCTGTGCAT harbors:
- the LOC140651427 gene encoding LOW QUALITY PROTEIN: oncostatin-M-specific receptor subunit beta-like (The sequence of the model RefSeq protein was modified relative to this genomic sequence to represent the inferred CDS: substituted 3 bases at 3 genomic stop codons): MMNHFVVLAVLLPLRTCYTTYSQQESLVFPVMYLNISKDLALQHLLVEWDVGKSTHDAELSMSFEIQVRRTDETTTIWTNTFAYILCFTRANSDSPLAVYPAAPFQLWEECTDTEITLYWKHQNKGIELFCQTEVLQPNGKVELHNSSDMHLHYASMTLGGLQPYIKYTARVHCGAVKHLWRWSEWIEAXTIRTKEATPSGKLNIWREIMLVLGGRNVTLFWKQAPSFXANGRSILYEVTWEKVEDGSKPESISFSSVCNSTRISIGSHPYRISIMAKNNVNYSLPSVLIIPRATGTKKXLSGSELKEEQVNGTDDGIFLSWESKHIYENYIIDWCNYPMLQPCDLQWKRFGPSTSSALINSAAFVLGVRYNFHIYGSVANRASLLEKKTGYLRELSPLHDPTVEKVELNFNAVTLSWDSYPTNESQSGFVRGYHVYVSPIQEDCSLKGSKKHVLPDDSVLCKYTIENPEEKRYTVKNLLPNTKYKLVVKAYTGGGETPIVNFIYIDTPFNSNMLYLLVLLVIVPALVAAICRWKMKWLKECCCPVIPSPNKSKVLSFKEFKIGSGKVLKISDCIPDMLAVDNKAEAQKLHPWSQLSSTPTEDKIDGPSSSWIYPSESEERDFTPTPTPQTHTWFENFAYSSHLAVESEPETLEASKPELSVVLYQPHYYFDIFNEDAALTPRETAGRKSSLRYISQTDVHCLGRGL